In a genomic window of Acidimicrobiales bacterium:
- a CDS encoding methylated-DNA--[protein]-cysteine S-methyltransferase, whose amino-acid sequence MTLWTRTPSPIGDLLLVGDGDVLNGLYVADHEKCAVITSEWKQDDDAFEDVRRQLGEYFAGTRRTFDLRIELHGSPFQRQVWDALLEVPYGETASYGQIARRLGRPTAARAVGAANGRNPVSIIVPCHRVIGASGTLTGYGWGTDRKAWLLDHEAPAR is encoded by the coding sequence ATGACGCTCTGGACCCGCACGCCGTCGCCCATCGGCGACCTGCTCCTCGTCGGCGACGGCGACGTCCTCAACGGGCTCTACGTGGCCGATCACGAGAAGTGTGCCGTCATCACCTCGGAGTGGAAACAGGACGACGACGCCTTCGAGGACGTCAGGCGGCAGTTGGGCGAGTACTTCGCCGGCACCCGGCGCACGTTCGACCTGCGCATCGAACTGCACGGCTCGCCGTTCCAGCGCCAGGTGTGGGACGCGCTGCTCGAGGTGCCCTACGGCGAGACAGCGAGCTACGGCCAGATCGCCCGCCGCCTGGGCCGTCCCACAGCGGCCCGTGCCGTCGGGGCCGCCAACGGCCGCAACCCGGTGTCGATCATCGTGCCGTGCCACCGGGTGATCGGCGCGAGCGGCACCCTCACCGGCTACGGGTGGGGGACCGACCGCAAGGCCTGGCTGCTCGACCACGAAGCCCCAGCCCGGTAG
- a CDS encoding L,D-transpeptidase, giving the protein MSVTPVNAVAWPFAEGATAVVARAAVDRVPLYGRAGAPLPWRYLDHPDAFGLPVVFLVVGCDGEWLRVKVPLRPNGSTAWVRADDVRLTETRYRLDVSVSARRLTLRWGARVVLDAPVAVGKPRTPTPVGDFYVESSVKRDVPDPLYGVYALGLSGFSEVLHDFNGGEGRLGIHGTGRPDLIGRAVTAGCIRLRDDHAEEVSRRVPLGTPVRIRP; this is encoded by the coding sequence ATGAGCGTGACGCCGGTGAACGCCGTCGCCTGGCCGTTTGCCGAGGGAGCCACCGCTGTCGTGGCCCGCGCTGCGGTCGACCGGGTACCCCTCTACGGCCGCGCCGGTGCGCCGTTGCCGTGGCGGTACCTCGACCACCCCGACGCCTTCGGCCTGCCGGTGGTGTTCCTCGTCGTCGGGTGCGACGGCGAGTGGCTCCGGGTGAAGGTGCCGTTGCGACCCAACGGGAGCACTGCGTGGGTGCGGGCCGACGACGTGCGGCTGACGGAGACGCGCTACCGGCTCGACGTCTCGGTGAGCGCCCGCCGTCTCACCCTGCGCTGGGGTGCACGGGTGGTGCTCGATGCGCCCGTCGCCGTCGGCAAGCCCCGCACGCCCACGCCGGTGGGCGATTTCTACGTCGAGAGCTCGGTCAAACGCGACGTGCCCGACCCGCTGTACGGCGTGTATGCCCTGGGGCTGTCGGGGTTCTCCGAGGTGCTCCACGACTTCAACGGCGGCGAAGGCCGGCTCGGCATCCACGGCACGGGCAGGCCCGACCTCATCGGCCGGGCGGTCACGGCCGGGTGCATCCGCCTGCGCGACGACCACGCCGAAGAGGTCTCCCGCCGCGTCCCCTTGGGCACGCCGGTGCGCATCCGCCCCTGA
- a CDS encoding C40 family peptidase gives MTLAGEVAVALALSMVGRPYEYGASAVDTSSFDCSSLVQWAWGLAGVALPRASIDQLQALPPSPIDDLQAGDLVFYDNALANGPPYRGVNHVVIWVGDGQVVEASSIGGGVRVIAPAEKGRPLGVRRPGVAGEVPPWQYEVRRAIGLAGGLVLERSGRVVGGAGIEGRAAAIVATPSGLGYWVASADGRVVPFGDATACGDAPAPVVAMAATPTGPGYWTVDSGGRVSAFGDAGHHGDGRGPAMAMAATPSGLGYWVAHATGCVSAHGDARQYGGRAGATVPVVAMAATPSGLGYWLADAAGEVSAFGDAEPVGGCRTEEPVVAMAVSDDGCRLLDAGGRIYACEPARVTP, from the coding sequence ATGACGCTCGCAGGCGAGGTCGCCGTCGCCTTGGCGCTGTCGATGGTCGGGCGGCCCTATGAGTACGGAGCGTCGGCCGTCGACACCAGCTCGTTCGACTGCTCCAGCTTGGTGCAGTGGGCGTGGGGGCTGGCCGGCGTGGCCCTCCCCCGCGCCTCCATCGACCAGTTGCAGGCGCTGCCGCCCTCGCCCATTGACGACCTGCAGGCAGGCGACCTCGTGTTCTACGACAACGCCCTGGCGAACGGGCCGCCGTACCGCGGGGTGAACCACGTCGTCATCTGGGTCGGTGACGGGCAGGTGGTGGAGGCCTCGTCGATCGGCGGCGGCGTGCGGGTGATCGCGCCGGCCGAGAAGGGCCGTCCTCTCGGCGTGCGCAGGCCCGGCGTCGCCGGCGAGGTGCCGCCGTGGCAATACGAGGTGCGGCGTGCCATCGGGCTGGCAGGCGGGTTGGTGCTCGAACGCAGCGGCCGCGTGGTCGGCGGCGCGGGCATCGAGGGGCGGGCCGCAGCGATCGTGGCCACGCCGTCGGGACTCGGCTATTGGGTCGCCTCGGCCGACGGACGGGTGGTGCCCTTCGGTGACGCCACGGCCTGCGGCGACGCACCCGCGCCGGTGGTGGCCATGGCCGCCACGCCGACCGGGCCGGGTTACTGGACGGTCGACTCCGGAGGGCGGGTGTCGGCCTTCGGGGACGCAGGCCACCACGGCGACGGCCGAGGCCCGGCCATGGCAATGGCCGCCACGCCGTCGGGCCTGGGGTACTGGGTGGCCCACGCCACCGGTTGCGTGTCCGCCCACGGCGACGCCCGCCAGTACGGAGGTCGAGCGGGGGCGACCGTGCCGGTGGTCGCCATGGCGGCGACGCCGTCGGGCCTGGGCTACTGGCTGGCCGACGCGGCGGGAGAAGTGTCGGCCTTCGGTGACGCCGAACCGGTGGGCGGCTGCCGCACCGAGGAACCGGTGGTGGCGATGGCGGTGTCCGACGACGGTTGCCGCCTGCTCGACGCGGGGGGCCGCATTTACGCCTGCGAACCAGCACGGGTGACCCCATGA
- a CDS encoding D-alanyl-D-alanine carboxypeptidase: protein MTTTLGADAAASTAEPLFRCGATAVAVVVEEEGAGVVVDIGGDLVLESNSLQKLSTAGAVLLDAGPGLRFCTSLRTTGDDLVFVASGDPTFGADDLARLCAAAAASGVRQVRSLVVDDTRHDRLCSVPGWKDYYVPGFMGPLSAFVLDRNRYRRDDDYVADPVAANAVRVVDALGEAGVAVGGGWRLGVAPADAVVVAEHSSAPWVSIVADMVRASDSFTAELLTKELGGGTTAGGLAAVDAVAARLRVPRAGGTTSADGSGLAAATTDTARRQVAWLRAMAGTAVGDAFRRCLPVAGTSGTLAARFRGTAAAGAVQAKTGTRRLHGTVNLAGYATTTSGRSLRFAVTLTGAPSQADATAAVDAAVVALVEQ, encoded by the coding sequence CTGACCACCACCCTGGGGGCTGACGCCGCCGCGTCGACGGCCGAGCCCCTCTTCCGCTGCGGTGCCACGGCGGTTGCCGTCGTCGTGGAGGAGGAGGGGGCGGGCGTGGTCGTCGACATCGGCGGCGACCTCGTGCTGGAGAGCAACTCGCTGCAGAAGCTGTCGACCGCGGGGGCGGTACTGCTCGACGCGGGACCGGGCTTGCGGTTCTGCACCTCGCTGCGCACGACGGGCGACGACCTCGTGTTCGTGGCGTCGGGCGACCCCACCTTCGGTGCCGACGACTTGGCGCGCCTGTGCGCCGCGGCGGCTGCCTCCGGGGTGAGGCAGGTGCGCTCGTTGGTGGTCGACGACACCCGCCACGACCGCCTGTGCTCCGTGCCCGGATGGAAGGACTACTACGTCCCCGGTTTCATGGGGCCGCTGTCGGCCTTCGTGCTCGACCGCAACCGGTACCGACGCGACGACGACTACGTGGCCGACCCGGTAGCCGCCAACGCGGTGCGGGTGGTCGACGCCTTGGGGGAGGCGGGGGTGGCGGTCGGCGGCGGGTGGCGCCTCGGCGTCGCACCGGCCGACGCCGTCGTGGTGGCCGAACACAGCTCGGCGCCTTGGGTGTCGATCGTGGCCGACATGGTGCGGGCGTCCGATTCGTTCACCGCCGAACTGCTCACCAAGGAACTGGGGGGCGGCACCACGGCAGGCGGGTTGGCGGCCGTCGATGCCGTCGCGGCACGACTCCGCGTTCCCCGTGCCGGCGGCACGACGAGCGCGGACGGTTCGGGACTGGCTGCGGCGACGACCGACACGGCGCGGCGCCAGGTGGCGTGGCTGCGGGCCATGGCGGGCACCGCCGTGGGCGACGCGTTCCGTCGCTGCCTGCCCGTGGCCGGTACCTCGGGCACGTTGGCGGCTCGGTTCCGCGGCACGGCAGCGGCAGGGGCGGTCCAGGCCAAGACCGGCACCCGGCGCCTGCACGGCACGGTGAACCTGGCGGGCTACGCCACCACCACATCGGGCCGTTCCTTGCGCTTCGCAGTGACGTTGACCGGCGCGCCTTCGCAGGCCGACGCCACGGCTGCCGTCGATGCCGCCGTGGTGGCGTTGGTCGAGCAATGA